A single window of Sporosarcina sp. FSL W7-1349 DNA harbors:
- the pnpS gene encoding two-component system histidine kinase PnpS → MKDLYSRLVLAYVTLLSVLLTGLGIVLGQFFALFGEEHADLQWKYWIFLIVVLIAAFILSLLMAVKMMRQYAGPVDQITKTAKQIARGDYLARTSIEDVTMGGTPHDELVVAIHQIARNLQEMSMSRTMEKERLNTLIESMGSGLLMFGREGAVNLSNRAFEQTFGFRKDELVGKTFKNIRLPDDIESLIEDVFMTEQVQEKQVRIEVDGKISHMSVYGAPVIGIHGNWLGIIVVMHNITELVRLEEVRKDFVANVSHELRTPVTSIKGFTETLLDGAMMDPVVMKEFLTIIQKESDRLYLLIHDLLELSGVEREGFSLNMRSVRLKEIIDDAYKAVSPNLARKEMALHIEVPGDLIIEADADRLVQVMVNLLTNAINYSRESTTIRVQGTDLQDEVLIEVKDEGIGIPSTELPRLFERFYRVDRARSRDSGGTGLGLAIVKHLVEVHEGTVDVASEVGKGTTFQIRIPKHHSGRRS, encoded by the coding sequence ATGAAAGACTTGTATTCACGTCTTGTCCTTGCCTATGTGACCCTTCTATCCGTCCTGCTTACTGGTCTCGGAATTGTCCTGGGCCAGTTTTTCGCATTATTTGGAGAAGAGCATGCCGATTTGCAATGGAAGTATTGGATTTTTCTTATCGTTGTGTTAATTGCGGCCTTTATTCTTTCCTTATTGATGGCGGTCAAAATGATGCGGCAGTACGCGGGCCCGGTCGATCAAATTACGAAAACGGCAAAGCAGATTGCCCGAGGCGATTATTTGGCTAGGACGAGTATCGAAGATGTAACGATGGGAGGCACGCCCCATGACGAATTGGTAGTAGCCATTCATCAAATTGCACGGAATCTTCAAGAAATGTCCATGTCGAGAACGATGGAAAAAGAACGTCTCAACACATTGATTGAAAGTATGGGCAGCGGCTTGCTCATGTTTGGTCGGGAAGGGGCCGTCAATCTTTCAAACCGGGCTTTTGAGCAAACTTTCGGATTCCGGAAAGATGAACTGGTGGGCAAAACATTCAAGAACATCAGGTTGCCCGATGACATCGAAAGTTTGATAGAAGACGTATTCATGACGGAGCAAGTGCAAGAAAAGCAAGTACGCATTGAAGTGGACGGAAAGATTTCTCATATGAGTGTCTACGGAGCGCCGGTCATCGGGATCCATGGGAATTGGCTTGGCATCATCGTCGTTATGCATAATATAACGGAGCTCGTCAGATTGGAAGAAGTGAGGAAAGATTTCGTTGCGAACGTTTCACATGAGCTCCGGACACCCGTCACATCCATCAAAGGGTTTACAGAAACTTTATTGGACGGCGCCATGATGGACCCGGTTGTCATGAAAGAGTTTTTGACGATCATCCAGAAAGAAAGCGATCGCCTTTATTTGCTTATTCACGACTTGCTGGAATTATCCGGGGTGGAGAGGGAAGGTTTTTCGTTGAACATGCGATCCGTCCGACTGAAGGAAATCATCGATGATGCGTATAAAGCAGTGAGTCCAAACTTGGCCAGAAAAGAAATGGCCTTGCACATCGAAGTTCCTGGCGATTTGATCATAGAGGCGGATGCTGATCGCCTTGTCCAAGTGATGGTCAATCTGTTGACCAACGCCATTAACTATTCCAGGGAATCCACGACGATCCGTGTCCAGGGAACCGATCTGCAGGATGAGGTGCTGATTGAAGTGAAAGATGAAGGGATTGGCATACCTTCGACTGAGCTGCCCCGATTATTTGAACGGTTCTATCGGGTCGATCGGGCGAGAAGCCGGGATTCGGGAGGAACCGGCCTCGGCCTTGCCATCGTCAAGCATCTAGTTGAAGTCCATGAGGGGACGGTGGATGTTGCAAGTGAGGTCGGCAAGGGGACGACATTCCAAATCCGGATACCGAAACACCATTCGGGAAGGCGGTCTTGA
- a CDS encoding response regulator transcription factor: MEAANKKILIVDDEQPIRTLLDYNLRQSNYDTVSAADGEEAIYKAEEEKPDLILLDVMLPKIDGMEVCKTLRKKGIETPIIMLTAKGDELDKVLGLEIGADDYMTKPFSPREVLARIKAVLRRSRSEADSSEEDQVLSSGTLTVHPQQYVAYLDGKELEFTPKEFELLAYFMQNKNNVLSRDQLLSAVWNYDFVGDTRIVDVHVSHLREKIEEDTKKPIYIKTVRGIGYKFEESKGK; this comes from the coding sequence ATGGAAGCTGCAAACAAGAAGATTTTGATTGTGGATGACGAACAACCAATCCGTACCTTATTGGATTACAATCTGAGGCAGTCCAATTATGACACCGTTTCGGCTGCAGATGGAGAAGAGGCAATCTACAAGGCCGAAGAAGAGAAGCCCGATTTGATCCTCTTGGATGTCATGCTTCCGAAAATAGACGGCATGGAAGTATGCAAGACGCTTAGAAAAAAAGGTATTGAAACACCAATTATTATGTTGACTGCCAAAGGGGATGAATTGGACAAGGTACTCGGCCTCGAAATCGGGGCGGATGACTATATGACCAAACCCTTCAGCCCGCGGGAAGTGCTGGCGCGGATTAAGGCGGTCTTGCGACGGAGCCGATCGGAGGCCGATTCTTCGGAAGAAGACCAAGTATTGAGTTCCGGTACATTGACTGTCCATCCCCAGCAATACGTCGCTTATTTAGACGGCAAGGAATTGGAATTCACTCCGAAAGAATTCGAGCTGCTTGCCTATTTCATGCAGAATAAAAACAATGTCCTCTCCCGCGATCAATTACTAAGCGCTGTTTGGAATTATGATTTTGTGGGAGATACCCGGATAGTGGACGTCCATGTGAGTCATTTACGGGAGAAAATCGAAGAAGATACGAAAAAACCTATTTATATTAAGACGGTCAGAGGGATCGGCTATAAATTCGAGGAGTCCAAAGGGAAATGA
- a CDS encoding MaoC/PaaZ C-terminal domain-containing protein, whose product MILGKTRRIGRKIEDISVGEKLKLTEKIEDKDLLLYLGLTNDGNPLYIQHDFASQTIYEKPIVPTVMLTGIVTSAVSKYLPGPGSHLVEQHLLFPKPVYHYSTIDFLLEVNQVDLDENKITISIQAENEDGDTVISGTVGVVPPTMEERLLSQPIETI is encoded by the coding sequence TTGATATTAGGGAAGACGCGCCGGATTGGTAGAAAAATTGAGGATATTTCAGTCGGAGAAAAGTTGAAACTGACCGAAAAAATCGAAGATAAGGATCTGCTGCTCTATCTTGGATTGACGAATGATGGCAATCCGCTCTATATTCAACATGATTTCGCTTCACAAACCATTTATGAAAAACCGATCGTGCCGACGGTCATGTTGACCGGCATCGTCACCTCCGCTGTTTCAAAATATTTGCCGGGGCCGGGATCCCATCTTGTGGAGCAACATCTGCTATTCCCAAAACCGGTCTATCATTACAGCACCATAGATTTCTTACTGGAAGTCAACCAAGTCGATTTGGATGAGAATAAAATCACCATCTCCATTCAGGCTGAAAATGAAGACGGGGACACTGTCATTTCAGGGACGGTCGGCGTCGTTCCACCTACGATGGAAGAGAGATTACTATCGCAACCGATAGAGACTATATGA
- the hflK gene encoding FtsH protease activity modulator HflK, which translates to MSTRRILLTVGMAVVGLFLLLVAFTTWYTVDESEQAVLITFGKADTTITDSGLHFKLPWPIQRAEVLSKETYSLQFGYKQDQSGELVSFDKETKMITGDEYIVLADLVVQWKITEPQKYLFNAQDPQEILEDATSASIRSVIGSSTIDSALTDGKAEIEANTRELLASLMEKYDIGIAVQGVKLQDVELPNAEVRAAFTAVTDARETKETKTNEAEKYNNQKTNEAIGERDAIKSRALGQKTARIEQARGDVALFNNLYAEYVKNKEITRQRLVIETLEQVLPKAKIYIMNDNGETVKYLPLQQLENQTVPPAESNQEGGSTNGQ; encoded by the coding sequence ATGAGTACACGTCGAATCTTGTTGACGGTCGGCATGGCGGTGGTCGGGCTCTTCTTGCTCCTCGTTGCGTTCACCACTTGGTATACCGTGGATGAATCCGAACAAGCCGTCCTCATCACATTCGGTAAAGCAGATACGACCATTACGGACTCGGGTCTTCATTTTAAATTGCCTTGGCCGATTCAACGGGCGGAAGTCCTTTCCAAAGAAACATACAGTCTGCAATTCGGATACAAACAAGATCAGAGCGGAGAACTTGTCTCTTTTGATAAAGAAACGAAAATGATCACAGGTGATGAATATATCGTATTGGCCGACTTGGTCGTCCAATGGAAAATCACCGAGCCGCAGAAATATTTATTCAACGCGCAAGATCCTCAAGAAATTCTGGAAGATGCGACTTCCGCTTCCATCCGTTCCGTCATCGGAAGTTCTACGATCGATTCTGCGTTGACGGATGGTAAAGCGGAGATTGAAGCAAATACGCGTGAGTTGCTTGCGTCCCTGATGGAGAAATATGATATTGGCATCGCTGTACAAGGCGTAAAATTGCAGGATGTAGAACTGCCAAATGCGGAAGTTCGGGCGGCTTTCACGGCGGTTACCGATGCGCGGGAAACGAAAGAAACAAAGACTAATGAAGCAGAGAAATATAACAACCAAAAAACAAATGAGGCAATCGGGGAACGTGACGCCATTAAATCCCGAGCGCTCGGCCAAAAGACGGCTCGGATCGAACAGGCACGCGGGGATGTGGCCCTTTTCAATAATCTGTATGCTGAGTATGTTAAAAACAAAGAAATCACTCGCCAGCGCCTCGTCATCGAGACGTTGGAACAGGTCCTGCCAAAAGCAAAAATCTATATTATGAACGACAATGGGGAAACAGTGAAGTATCTGCCATTGCAGCAATTGGAAAACCAAACTGTACCGCCGGCGGAGTCGAACCAGGAAGGAGGCAGCACGAATGGCCAATGA